Proteins encoded in a region of the Paenibacillus sp. E222 genome:
- a CDS encoding glycosyltransferase, translating to MADFILLLSIFSIWIAVFESIVIMAGAVRFIQKQDKKGIQIPENMDHYPTVTVMVPAHNEGLVIVATVEHILRLNYPEDKVQVIVIADNCTDDTAEKLRTFLSQTSYVHRNVTIMERKGTGGKSGALNDGLEISTGEWICIFDADAAPERNSLMFLTQKSLENPEQYGVVFGRNKARNRGQNFLSKCINLEIITSQRVYHTGLWELFQLGSIPGTNYIIKTELIREIGGWDVTAITEDTALSFEILNRGQFVALAPQAEAYQQEPEKVSVYMKQRERWAKGNYQVVLDNIHNLFNRSSWRNKLLVLYYAVSYFWFMLAIIVSDIIFLVNLVYQIIAMFKPGVSSPFQFAGDAYVFLVIGWAFMYFIYVLQINLALAADIGQSNTRNFIYACVSYFTYAQLFILISIKAFYSLVMDKIKKRESKWYKTQRFG from the coding sequence GTGGCTGATTTTATATTACTACTCTCCATATTTAGTATATGGATTGCCGTATTTGAATCCATAGTCATTATGGCTGGAGCCGTTCGTTTTATTCAAAAACAGGATAAAAAGGGGATTCAGATTCCTGAGAACATGGATCATTATCCCACTGTAACCGTCATGGTACCTGCACATAATGAAGGATTGGTAATTGTAGCTACCGTGGAGCATATTCTGCGTCTGAATTATCCTGAAGATAAGGTTCAGGTCATCGTTATTGCGGATAACTGCACGGACGATACAGCGGAGAAGCTGCGGACATTTCTCAGCCAAACCAGTTATGTACATCGGAATGTGACCATTATGGAGCGTAAGGGTACGGGAGGCAAGTCTGGTGCGTTAAATGACGGTCTGGAGATATCCACGGGTGAGTGGATTTGCATCTTTGATGCAGATGCTGCCCCTGAGCGAAATTCCTTGATGTTTCTGACACAGAAGTCGTTGGAAAACCCGGAGCAATACGGTGTCGTATTTGGCAGAAATAAAGCAAGGAACCGGGGGCAGAACTTCCTTTCCAAATGCATTAATCTGGAGATTATTACATCTCAACGAGTCTACCACACAGGGCTGTGGGAATTATTCCAGCTCGGTTCTATTCCGGGGACTAATTATATTATTAAAACGGAGCTGATTCGTGAGATTGGCGGCTGGGATGTCACGGCGATCACGGAAGATACGGCATTATCCTTTGAGATTTTGAATCGAGGGCAGTTCGTTGCCCTTGCACCTCAGGCAGAAGCCTATCAACAGGAGCCGGAAAAGGTCAGCGTGTACATGAAGCAGCGGGAACGATGGGCAAAAGGGAACTACCAGGTTGTTTTGGATAATATCCATAACCTGTTCAACCGGTCCAGCTGGCGTAACAAGTTGTTGGTTTTGTATTATGCGGTCAGTTACTTTTGGTTTATGCTCGCCATCATTGTATCGGATATCATTTTTCTCGTTAATCTGGTCTACCAGATCATTGCGATGTTCAAACCGGGAGTGAGTTCACCGTTCCAATTTGCCGGAGATGCGTATGTATTTCTCGTCATTGGCTGGGCGTTTATGTACTTTATATATGTATTGCAGATCAATCTTGCACTTGCGGCAGACATTGGGCAGAGTAATACTCGTAATTTCATATACGCCTGTGTATCCTATTTTACGTATGCGCAGCTGTTTATTCTCATCTCGATCAAAGCCTTTTACTCTTTGGTCATGGACAAGATCAAGAAACGTGAGAGTAAATGGTACAAAACGCAGCGCTTTGGTTGA
- a CDS encoding class I SAM-dependent methyltransferase yields MSERGSDFYENGANFEKYMERRQWQENANDTLEKPVMLELIGDVGGKSILDLGCGDARFGAELLGPDHRGRSYTGIEGSVNMIQAAHESIKGQNAQIEQAYMEDWSYPANTYDLVISRLAIHYIEDVDSLFRKIYHTLKENGTFVFSVEHPVITSTLQPSGVRTNWVVDQYFVEGFREQQWLGGTVKKMHRSIESYYMALQQAGFQVQHLRESAPQRQHFVNEETYLRRQRIPLFLFLSARK; encoded by the coding sequence ATGAGCGAACGGGGATCGGATTTTTACGAAAATGGGGCCAATTTCGAGAAGTATATGGAGCGCCGACAGTGGCAGGAGAATGCCAATGATACGTTGGAGAAGCCTGTAATGCTGGAGCTGATTGGAGACGTTGGGGGCAAGAGCATATTGGATCTCGGCTGTGGGGATGCGAGGTTCGGAGCAGAACTGTTGGGTCCCGACCACCGTGGTCGCAGTTATACGGGAATTGAAGGTTCAGTGAATATGATTCAGGCTGCCCATGAATCGATAAAGGGCCAGAACGCACAGATTGAGCAAGCGTATATGGAAGATTGGAGCTATCCCGCGAATACATATGATTTGGTCATATCCAGACTGGCGATTCATTATATTGAGGATGTGGACAGCCTGTTTCGCAAAATATACCACACGTTAAAAGAAAATGGCACATTCGTATTTTCGGTAGAACATCCTGTGATTACGTCAACGCTGCAGCCTTCGGGGGTCCGAACCAACTGGGTCGTCGATCAGTATTTTGTGGAGGGATTTCGGGAGCAGCAATGGCTTGGAGGTACGGTGAAAAAAATGCATCGTTCCATCGAATCCTACTACATGGCATTACAGCAGGCAGGATTTCAAGTACAGCATCTGCGGGAATCGGCGCCTCAGCGTCAGCATTTTGTGAACGAGGAGACGTACCTGCGCAGACAGCGGATTCCGTTGTTTTTATTCCTCTCTGCCCGGAAATAA
- a CDS encoding ABC transporter ATP-binding protein → MIIDVQHVTWKRGPITLLNDVSWRVNEGEHWALLGLNGSGKTTLLNMITGYLWPTEGTISVLGHRYGDVDLRELRKSIGWVSSSLQEKLYGTDRTQYVVISGKHATIGLYDKLSDEDLDQARELMHTLGCQHLWDREYRTCSQGEKQKLLIARALMANPRVLILDEPCNGLDLFSRERLLESISELTQKPDTPSLIYVTHHTEEILPVFSHSLLLRRGEIVNSGLTSELMNRDVLSNFFESPVDVDRHGERVYVRASDK, encoded by the coding sequence ATGATCATTGATGTACAGCATGTTACTTGGAAAAGGGGACCGATCACCCTCCTGAACGATGTCAGCTGGCGTGTAAACGAAGGCGAGCATTGGGCATTGCTTGGCCTGAATGGTTCCGGTAAAACCACACTCCTGAACATGATCACCGGATATCTCTGGCCCACAGAAGGTACGATATCCGTGCTCGGACACCGTTACGGGGATGTGGATTTGCGTGAGCTGCGGAAGTCGATTGGCTGGGTCAGCTCCTCCCTTCAGGAGAAATTGTATGGCACCGACCGCACCCAGTATGTCGTGATCAGCGGCAAACACGCCACGATCGGACTGTACGATAAACTGTCCGACGAGGATTTGGATCAGGCACGAGAATTAATGCATACACTCGGCTGTCAGCATCTGTGGGATCGCGAATATCGTACCTGCTCCCAGGGGGAGAAGCAGAAGCTGCTCATTGCCCGAGCCCTGATGGCTAACCCGCGTGTACTCATTCTGGACGAACCCTGCAATGGGCTTGATCTGTTCTCCAGAGAGCGGCTGCTCGAAAGTATCAGTGAGCTGACGCAGAAGCCGGATACCCCTTCGCTCATCTACGTCACTCATCATACCGAGGAAATATTGCCTGTGTTCAGTCACAGCCTGCTGCTCCGGCGGGGTGAGATCGTGAATAGCGGATTAACCAGCGAGTTGATGAACAGAGACGTACTGAGTAACTTTTTTGAATCACCTGTGGATGTAGATCGGCATGGAGAGCGTGTCTATGTCAGAGCATCGGATAAATAA
- a CDS encoding MFS transporter: MAQAAVSKMQINHSANWALAGVSFAHLLNDAMQTVVPSAFPLFQQTMQLSFAQMGWIAFTLNITASVLQPLVGYMSDRKPMPILLPGGMLFSLIGVLGFALSSELWMLLVSAALIGIGSSILHPESSRVAHLAAGRGRGMAQSIFQVGGNTGQALAPLLVAFILLPHGQLSFLWLMAFALIGIVIQSSVSRWYRDKLADNRSRQQQPVQANGIVQPAAQLVSRGFVAFTMGILILLLFSKFVYIAGMTGYYAFYYADAYNLPLSQAQICLFVLQFAGMVGTLLGGPLADRYGRKPMIWFSIAGTAPFSLLLPYAGPALSMVLCGIIGLILMSGFSVIIVYAQELLPRHIGTVSGLFFGLSFGMAGLGSVVLGSLIDVTSISFVIKLCSFLPLLGVCAVFLRRDRPRNA, encoded by the coding sequence GTGGCACAAGCCGCTGTAAGCAAAATGCAAATCAATCACTCCGCCAATTGGGCGCTTGCCGGAGTCAGCTTCGCCCATCTGCTGAATGATGCGATGCAGACTGTTGTCCCGTCTGCTTTTCCGCTGTTCCAGCAAACGATGCAGCTCAGTTTCGCCCAGATGGGCTGGATTGCCTTCACATTGAATATTACCGCATCGGTCCTACAGCCGCTGGTCGGTTATATGTCTGATCGCAAGCCGATGCCGATCCTGCTGCCCGGAGGCATGTTGTTCTCCCTGATCGGTGTTCTCGGCTTTGCCTTGTCTTCCGAGTTATGGATGCTGCTTGTCTCCGCAGCGTTGATTGGCATAGGATCATCCATTCTCCATCCTGAATCCTCACGCGTCGCCCATCTGGCAGCAGGTCGCGGACGCGGAATGGCACAGTCCATCTTCCAGGTCGGTGGCAATACAGGTCAGGCTCTCGCCCCGCTGCTGGTTGCCTTTATCCTGCTTCCGCATGGACAGCTTAGTTTTCTGTGGCTCATGGCTTTTGCTCTAATCGGGATCGTTATCCAGTCTTCCGTTAGCCGTTGGTATAGAGACAAATTGGCGGATAATCGCAGCCGTCAGCAACAGCCTGTACAGGCAAATGGCATTGTGCAGCCTGCTGCCCAGCTTGTAAGTCGGGGATTTGTCGCTTTTACAATGGGTATCCTCATCCTGCTGCTGTTTTCCAAATTCGTGTATATTGCCGGTATGACCGGATACTATGCCTTTTATTACGCCGATGCGTATAACCTGCCTCTTTCGCAGGCCCAGATCTGCCTGTTCGTTCTGCAATTCGCGGGCATGGTTGGAACCCTGCTCGGAGGCCCACTGGCTGACCGTTATGGACGCAAACCGATGATCTGGTTCTCCATCGCGGGTACTGCACCATTTTCACTGCTGCTGCCTTATGCGGGACCTGCTCTCTCCATGGTATTGTGCGGCATCATCGGTTTGATTCTGATGTCCGGTTTCAGTGTCATCATTGTCTACGCACAGGAACTGCTGCCGCGTCATATTGGGACGGTATCGGGATTGTTCTTCGGCCTGTCGTTCGGCATGGCGGGACTCGGCTCGGTTGTGCTTGGTTCCCTGATTGATGTGACCAGCATTTCATTCGTCATCAAACTATGTTCTTTTTTGCCGCTGCTCGGGGTGTGTGCTGTATTCCTGCGCCGGGATCGGCCAAGAAACGCCTAA
- a CDS encoding helix-turn-helix domain-containing protein, with product MELYMMLNGLELWKASGGFANEPHVHDDWYQVTLPVRGQCHLVQEQHAYPLEAGLGIIAHPRMEHFFEIDSDSAVIVIKFRNPPVGGLEDSGRQGAQTEFRTTQSFDPAEISRLFRGWNAILLDDAPEPLQIQETELAVETYLGRMLTGEPNGSNRNLTLATSGTGMAGSVGAGLVYGQFQNLLQRTSSNGGAFIDPHLRRVLEYIHSDYTSPMDIESMAAIAHQSRYHFMRSFKALTGSTPYQYVLNLRVEEATRRLRHTTDSVTTISFGLGFSNVSQFYRAFQRVTGVTPMEYRNQM from the coding sequence ATGGAATTATACATGATGCTGAATGGATTGGAATTGTGGAAGGCTTCTGGCGGATTCGCCAATGAACCTCATGTGCATGATGACTGGTATCAGGTTACGTTGCCTGTAAGAGGACAATGCCATCTGGTGCAGGAACAGCATGCTTATCCACTAGAAGCAGGACTGGGGATTATTGCGCATCCCCGGATGGAGCACTTTTTCGAGATTGATTCGGATTCCGCGGTGATCGTGATCAAGTTTCGTAATCCGCCAGTTGGCGGCTTGGAGGATTCAGGGAGGCAAGGGGCGCAGACCGAATTTCGGACCACACAAAGCTTCGATCCTGCTGAAATTAGCAGACTGTTTCGAGGCTGGAACGCCATTTTGCTGGACGATGCGCCTGAACCATTGCAGATACAGGAAACGGAGCTTGCCGTAGAGACCTATCTTGGACGGATGCTGACAGGTGAACCAAATGGGAGTAACCGTAACCTGACGCTGGCAACTTCAGGAACAGGTATGGCGGGGAGCGTGGGGGCTGGTCTGGTTTACGGACAGTTTCAGAATCTGCTTCAGCGAACAAGCAGCAACGGCGGAGCGTTCATTGACCCCCATCTGCGGCGCGTGCTGGAGTATATACACAGTGACTATACAAGTCCAATGGATATTGAATCGATGGCGGCGATTGCGCACCAGAGCCGATATCACTTTATGCGTTCCTTCAAGGCACTGACGGGTTCAACGCCGTATCAGTATGTGCTGAATTTGCGTGTGGAGGAAGCCACCCGACGACTGCGCCATACAACAGATTCTGTGACCACTATCAGCTTTGGGTTGGGGTTCTCCAACGTCAGTCAGTTCTACAGAGCGTTTCAGCGCGTGACGGGTGTAACACCGATGGAGTATCGGAACCAGATGTAG
- a CDS encoding sugar ABC transporter permease, with translation MKNRMSTLFSLIKRDKYLLLMFSPIFLYYVIFMYVPMPGMLLAFRNFMPGQGMFSGEWVGLRWFDQFVNSIYFWRLLRNTFLLAFLPLLFGFSIPILFAVCIVEIKNQTFKRFAQTVTYLPHFISTVVVAGMIINFLSPTDGIVNTLIAKLGMEKVNFMMDAGWFRTIFTSSDIWQSFGFSSIIYIAAIMGIDPEMYDSGKIDGVNKFQELWHLTLPSIKPTIVILLLLSLGGIMSVGFEKVYLLYNGATYETADVLSTYVYRMGIEGQNYGFATAVGLFNSIITFMLVFAANTMTRRLTKMSLW, from the coding sequence GTGAAGAATCGCATGTCCACGCTGTTCAGCCTGATCAAACGGGATAAATATTTGCTGCTGATGTTCTCACCCATTTTTCTGTATTACGTCATCTTCATGTATGTTCCCATGCCTGGCATGCTGCTGGCCTTCCGTAATTTTATGCCTGGGCAGGGAATGTTCAGCGGGGAATGGGTGGGCCTGAGGTGGTTTGATCAGTTCGTGAATTCCATCTACTTCTGGAGGCTGCTGCGCAACACGTTTTTACTTGCCTTTCTGCCACTCCTGTTCGGCTTCTCTATTCCCATTCTGTTCGCCGTCTGTATTGTAGAGATCAAGAATCAGACGTTCAAGCGTTTCGCCCAGACCGTCACCTACCTTCCGCATTTCATCTCGACCGTCGTTGTCGCGGGCATGATTATTAACTTCCTGTCACCCACGGACGGAATCGTGAACACCCTGATTGCCAAGCTCGGTATGGAGAAAGTGAACTTCATGATGGACGCCGGATGGTTCCGAACGATATTCACCAGCTCCGATATCTGGCAGAGCTTTGGCTTCAGCTCCATTATCTACATTGCAGCCATTATGGGCATTGACCCCGAAATGTACGATTCCGGCAAAATTGACGGCGTCAACAAATTCCAGGAGCTATGGCACCTGACACTTCCCAGCATCAAACCAACGATTGTCATCCTGCTGCTCCTGTCGCTTGGCGGCATTATGAGCGTAGGCTTCGAGAAAGTATATCTGCTCTATAACGGTGCTACTTATGAGACCGCAGACGTGTTATCCACCTACGTGTACCGGATGGGGATTGAAGGACAGAACTACGGATTTGCGACAGCCGTCGGCCTGTTCAACTCTATCATCACCTTTATGCTTGTGTTCGCGGCTAATACGATGACCCGGCGCCTGACCAAGATGTCACTCTGGTAA
- a CDS encoding carbohydrate ABC transporter permease, giving the protein MQKSRSDRLFYGFVYLLTILAVVVTLYPFLYVISVSFSSVDAIDKQKVALWPVGFTLSGYKMVLQYRELWVSFYNTLWYTVIGTLLNIVATCLAAFPLSRQQFFLRRKLNFFIAFTMYFSGGLIPVYMLITSLGLYNTRWVMVLPVLVITFNVMICRSAFEGIPNEIFESASIDGANELTMLYRLAIPIIKPTLAVLTLYYAVFHWNNFFSALLYLGKQDMQPLQMFLRRVLIMASPEVMQKMGGTMTTGALAVSTLQVRYVSIVVSILPIVTIYPFIQRYFVKGITLGAVKG; this is encoded by the coding sequence ATGCAAAAATCGAGAAGTGACCGGTTATTCTACGGATTTGTCTACCTGCTGACCATATTGGCGGTTGTCGTTACGCTGTACCCTTTCTTGTATGTGATCAGCGTTTCATTCAGCTCGGTTGATGCGATCGACAAACAAAAGGTTGCGTTGTGGCCGGTAGGCTTCACCTTGTCCGGGTACAAAATGGTGCTGCAATACCGGGAGTTGTGGGTGTCCTTCTATAACACCCTGTGGTACACCGTTATAGGTACACTGCTGAATATTGTAGCTACGTGCCTCGCTGCATTTCCGTTATCCAGACAGCAATTTTTCCTGCGCAGAAAGCTGAACTTTTTCATCGCCTTCACCATGTATTTCTCGGGTGGGCTCATCCCGGTCTACATGCTGATTACGTCGCTGGGGCTATATAACACCCGCTGGGTGATGGTGCTTCCTGTGCTGGTTATTACGTTTAATGTCATGATCTGCCGCTCAGCCTTTGAGGGGATTCCGAATGAAATCTTCGAGAGTGCAAGTATAGACGGGGCTAATGAACTGACGATGCTGTATCGCCTGGCGATACCCATTATCAAGCCAACGCTTGCTGTGCTGACGTTATATTACGCCGTATTCCATTGGAACAACTTCTTCTCAGCCCTGCTATATCTGGGCAAACAGGATATGCAGCCCTTGCAAATGTTCCTGCGCAGGGTGCTGATCATGGCATCACCGGAGGTCATGCAAAAAATGGGTGGCACAATGACCACAGGCGCACTCGCGGTGTCCACCCTTCAGGTCCGGTATGTGTCGATTGTGGTCAGCATTCTGCCAATCGTTACGATCTACCCTTTTATCCAGCGGTACTTCGTCAAGGGGATCACCCTCGGAGCCGTGAAAGGATAG
- a CDS encoding extracellular solute-binding protein produces MIIRGAGRKSVLAVILAISLAGCSSSTGAGGDKGSASPSSEPAFNYTGAGPVTDQKDAKLSILGTNAWTTNVDLSTAEIVKKIESNAGVTVDWDLIPPQNYADAVNPRLAAGTGLPDIVYLPDQDQLMKYINSGLFIPLNDLVEKYGVNLKKIYDKSPSVKASLTTPDGKMYYVPQQTLTKNYMPVFMVNERWLKKLGLNEPTTLDEFTAMLRKFKTDDPNGNGKADEIPLSMESKFVPMAFGPAFGLDLSNQFYADDQGKVHFSYYEPAYKEYLTYLNGLYKEGLLGVDYASTTSDQVTSRISQDVTGATFNFSWYMSMVYSPLFKDYDPAEPIFKGILPLKGPHGDQFYIGRTPVSGIFGISKDSKNPELAFRFLDYAVSEEAQTYYTWGIKGDTYTEENGVKTFTDKGKDNDYIQKLGIGPVNLPNIQSTDSADSVVAEWHAKLDKELEPYIHEPFPFVYALPDEASVESMSMPDITTYVEEMNFKFISGDTSLDQFDSYIETLKKMNIEQVIAGRQAQYDRYKAAQQ; encoded by the coding sequence ATGATAATCAGAGGGGCCGGAAGAAAAAGTGTTCTCGCGGTGATACTTGCCATCAGTCTTGCAGGATGCAGCAGCAGTACAGGAGCAGGGGGAGATAAGGGCAGTGCTTCACCAAGCTCGGAGCCAGCGTTCAACTACACCGGAGCAGGTCCGGTAACGGACCAGAAAGATGCCAAGCTGTCGATTCTCGGGACCAACGCCTGGACGACCAACGTGGATCTCTCTACTGCCGAGATTGTGAAAAAAATTGAGAGCAATGCCGGGGTAACGGTCGATTGGGATCTCATTCCCCCACAGAACTACGCGGATGCGGTGAATCCAAGGCTTGCGGCCGGAACAGGATTGCCTGATATCGTCTATCTGCCGGATCAGGATCAGCTCATGAAATACATTAACAGTGGTCTGTTTATTCCGCTGAATGACCTGGTGGAGAAGTATGGTGTGAATCTCAAAAAAATATACGACAAATCCCCATCCGTCAAAGCCAGTTTAACGACGCCAGATGGTAAAATGTATTATGTTCCGCAGCAAACGCTTACGAAAAACTACATGCCGGTGTTCATGGTGAATGAACGCTGGTTGAAGAAGCTGGGACTGAATGAACCTACAACACTGGATGAGTTCACAGCGATGCTGCGCAAATTCAAGACAGACGACCCGAACGGTAATGGCAAAGCGGATGAAATACCGTTGTCCATGGAATCCAAGTTTGTGCCGATGGCATTTGGTCCTGCTTTTGGCCTTGATCTGTCCAATCAGTTCTATGCGGATGACCAGGGTAAGGTGCATTTCAGCTATTATGAGCCTGCCTACAAGGAATATCTGACATATCTGAATGGGCTGTACAAAGAAGGACTGCTCGGGGTGGACTATGCCAGTACCACAAGTGATCAGGTGACCTCCCGCATCTCGCAGGATGTAACCGGAGCTACGTTTAATTTTAGCTGGTACATGTCGATGGTCTACAGTCCGCTGTTCAAGGATTATGACCCGGCGGAGCCTATCTTCAAGGGCATTCTGCCACTGAAAGGCCCGCATGGAGATCAGTTTTATATCGGACGTACGCCTGTGAGCGGCATTTTTGGAATCTCCAAGGACAGCAAAAATCCGGAGCTCGCCTTCCGTTTTCTGGATTATGCAGTAAGTGAAGAAGCGCAGACGTATTATACGTGGGGCATCAAGGGTGATACGTATACCGAAGAAAATGGCGTGAAGACATTCACGGACAAAGGCAAGGACAATGACTATATCCAGAAACTCGGCATTGGTCCCGTGAATCTGCCGAACATTCAGTCTACGGATTCGGCCGATTCCGTTGTGGCCGAATGGCATGCCAAGCTCGACAAGGAATTGGAGCCATACATCCACGAGCCGTTTCCATTCGTATATGCTCTGCCGGATGAAGCGAGTGTAGAGAGTATGTCCATGCCGGATATTACGACGTATGTGGAAGAGATGAACTTCAAATTTATAAGCGGTGATACCAGTCTGGATCAGTTTGACAGTTATATCGAGACTTTGAAAAAAATGAACATTGAGCAGGTTATTGCCGGCAGACAGGCGCAATATGACCGGTATAAGGCTGCACAGCAATAA
- a CDS encoding LacI family DNA-binding transcriptional regulator — MITIKDIAKLAGVSYSTVSKALNGDPRIKPATRQKVLAVAEKHQYRKNIMAQQLSTGRSNIIGFVLDELSNPLFSNISGNLHAELKKRGYQMILVVADDGLDVFSQLRVDGCILWDYALDNRDAFWKKFATLNMPCFVLGTDEAPNSPYIKIDRKEGIYKAVEHLKSLGHHQIGFIGNSQNIKLEGYREALQRTGLEFDHRHVLPAHSSWEDGYFAIRQYTFESDSPTAFIGLNNLVTRGALRALLEAGYSVPNDISLIGYDDLPDMQYAEVALTTIGPPLDELAAQAAELIVSLIRDEQVDYPVIIQPKLNHRNSTAICRQQVSEH; from the coding sequence TTGATAACCATTAAGGACATTGCCAAACTGGCGGGAGTGAGCTACAGCACGGTATCCAAGGCACTCAACGGTGATCCCCGCATCAAACCGGCGACGCGGCAGAAGGTGCTCGCGGTTGCGGAGAAGCATCAATATCGAAAAAACATTATGGCACAGCAGCTTTCCACCGGCAGAAGCAACATTATTGGCTTTGTTCTTGATGAACTGAGCAATCCGTTGTTCTCGAATATATCGGGCAATCTGCATGCGGAGCTGAAGAAGCGGGGATACCAGATGATTTTGGTCGTCGCGGATGATGGGCTGGATGTTTTTAGCCAGCTTCGCGTGGATGGATGTATCCTATGGGATTATGCGCTGGATAATCGGGATGCCTTCTGGAAAAAGTTTGCAACACTAAACATGCCATGTTTCGTGCTTGGTACAGATGAAGCCCCGAATTCCCCTTACATCAAGATTGACCGGAAAGAGGGCATATACAAAGCGGTTGAACATCTGAAATCACTGGGACATCACCAAATTGGTTTCATTGGAAACTCTCAAAATATCAAGCTTGAAGGGTATCGGGAAGCGTTGCAGCGCACAGGACTTGAATTTGATCACCGCCATGTGCTGCCTGCACATTCCTCCTGGGAGGACGGATATTTTGCCATTCGGCAGTACACGTTTGAATCGGATTCGCCAACGGCGTTTATTGGCTTGAATAACCTGGTGACCCGAGGTGCGCTGCGGGCTTTGCTGGAAGCGGGCTACAGTGTGCCCAATGATATTTCGTTAATCGGTTATGATGATCTGCCGGATATGCAGTATGCCGAGGTGGCGCTAACCACCATTGGCCCGCCCCTGGATGAACTGGCCGCACAGGCAGCAGAGCTGATCGTATCTTTGATCCGTGATGAGCAGGTGGATTATCCGGTCATTATCCAACCGAAGCTGAATCACCGCAATTCGACGGCGATTTGTCGGCAGCAAGTGTCTGAACATTAA
- a CDS encoding glycoside hydrolase family 105 protein, producing the protein MQVQTQLSWSERIAEMICQQCDGDGYHVFPSERWAYVQGMTLMAMARTGKQYGKDEYVSFMKRHMDLYVQEDGSIGTYSLEEYNLDQINQGKNLFELLETTGDQRYAEAAHLLAAQLAGQPRTSEGGFWHKKIYPFQMWLDGLYMSSPFLAQYAKMFDRPDLWDEVAHQILLIERKTRDPRTGLLYHGWDESKEQIWADSVTGCSAHFWSRAMGWYAMAIVDSLEHFPIHHPKRGTIIGIFERMCHALVRVQEQESGLWFQVLDQGFRKGNYLEASGSSMFVYAMAKGVRLRYLEPHFRQAADKGWQGLTSRLMEETEKGVKLNAICHGAGLSLDRDGSYSYYVGEQIVSDSFMGVAPLLLAALEMERLP; encoded by the coding sequence ATGCAAGTACAGACGCAGTTATCTTGGTCGGAGCGAATAGCGGAGATGATTTGCCAGCAATGCGATGGTGATGGCTATCATGTGTTTCCTTCGGAACGGTGGGCATATGTTCAGGGAATGACGTTAATGGCAATGGCACGCACTGGTAAGCAATACGGCAAGGACGAGTATGTTTCTTTTATGAAAAGACATATGGATCTGTATGTCCAGGAGGATGGTTCCATCGGAACGTATTCCCTGGAAGAGTACAACCTGGATCAGATCAATCAGGGCAAGAACCTGTTCGAACTGCTGGAAACTACCGGGGATCAGCGATATGCTGAAGCTGCACATCTGCTCGCAGCCCAGCTCGCAGGACAGCCTCGAACGTCGGAGGGCGGATTCTGGCACAAAAAAATCTATCCGTTCCAGATGTGGCTGGATGGATTGTATATGTCGTCGCCTTTTCTGGCGCAATATGCCAAGATGTTTGATCGGCCAGATCTGTGGGATGAAGTGGCTCATCAGATTTTGCTAATCGAACGCAAGACGCGTGACCCGCGCACGGGTCTGCTCTATCATGGCTGGGATGAATCGAAGGAGCAGATATGGGCCGACTCCGTAACCGGATGCTCCGCACACTTCTGGAGCCGCGCGATGGGCTGGTATGCGATGGCGATCGTGGATAGTCTGGAGCACTTCCCGATCCATCATCCGAAACGGGGCACAATCATTGGCATCTTCGAGCGTATGTGTCATGCCTTGGTACGTGTACAGGAGCAGGAGAGCGGACTCTGGTTCCAGGTGCTGGATCAGGGATTCCGCAAGGGCAATTATCTGGAAGCTTCCGGTTCAAGCATGTTTGTGTACGCCATGGCGAAGGGAGTCCGCCTGCGTTACCTAGAGCCTCATTTCAGGCAGGCTGCAGATAAGGGATGGCAGGGACTGACCTCCCGATTGATGGAGGAAACGGAGAAAGGCGTGAAGCTGAACGCGATCTGTCACGGAGCAGGACTCAGTCTGGATCGGGATGGTTCGTACAGTTATTATGTCGGCGAGCAGATTGTGAGTGACTCGTTCATGGGTGTGGCACCGCTCCTGCTGGCTGCGCTGGAAATGGAGCGATTGCCATGA